The window ATCTCCACCTGATCGCCATTTCATCCGTTCACGAGAGACCTTTCATGCCCCGCGATAACGACAAAAACAACGATTCCCGCGGCCGGCGTGACCGCCCCTCCGGTGGCAAGGGCCGATCCGGCGCCGCCAGGGGACCGGAGAAGAAGTTTGCCAAGCGCGGTTTTGGCGGCAAGGGCGAGGGCGACAAGCGCCCGTACGCCGGCAAGCCTGACGGCGCCAGATCATACGCCAAGAAGCCCTATGCGGGTTCGGGCAAACCCTACGCCGGCAAACGCGAAGGCGCGCCGCCGCGCCGCGACCACGCTGACGCGCCACGTCCACAGCGCTTCAACCGCGATGACCGTCCCCGCGACGGCGAAAAGCGTCCCTACACGCCGCGTGGCGATCGCCCGAACTATAACCGCGACGACCGCGCGCCGCGCGGTGAGAGCCGTCCGGCCTCGCGCTTTGCCGAGAAGAAATTCGGCGACAAGCGGCCATATACGCCACGCGAGGGCGGCGGTGAGAAGCGCCCCTACACGCCGCGCGGCGAGGGTTTTCGCGGGGATGGCGATCGTCCCCGCGGCGATCGGCCCGAGAGAAAATTTGGTGGCGACAAGAAATTTTCCCGTGGCGCGCCCGACAGAGGTCCTCGAAAGGATTTCGGCAGTCGCGACAGCGACCACAGCGATCGGGGTCCGCGCAGGGATTTCGGTGCAGATCGCGGCGATTCAAAGCCGTGGCAGAAGCGCGACGCATCTTCGCCTGATCACGTCGGTCGCAACTCGCGCCCCGCTCGTGAAGGCGCGCGAAGCTTTGACAAACCGCGGGACGATCGCGGCGGCGACGCGCGTCCGCGGTTTTCGCGTTCGCGCGAGGATCGCCCGCAAGGCGACCGTCCGTTCCGTGAGCGGCCGAAGTTCGATCGTCCGCGTGAGGACCGCCCGAAATTCGATCGGCCCCGCGAGGCGCGTAACGCCTGGCAGGAACATCCGCGCAGCGAAGGGCGATCGTCCGACCGGCCGCGCCGCGACAACGAGGATGACAGCAAGATCTTTGCAAAGCGCCCGGCGTTCGGCGGCCGCGGCGCCTATCGCGAGCGCCCGGTGGAGGAGCGCCGCCCGGCACGGCCGCCGAAAGTGAAAAAATCCGGCGAGCGCATCGCCAAGGTGGTGTCGCGGGCGGGACTAGCCTCGCGCCGCGACGCCGAGGAATGGATCGTGCAGGGCCGCGTCACCGTCAATGGCCGCGTCATCAACTCGCCGGCGCTCGATGTTACCGAAAACGACGTCATTACCGTCGACGGCAAGCCGTTGCCGCCGCGCGAGCGTACCCGGCTGTTTCTGTTCCACAAGCCGCGCGGGCTGATGACCACCCATGCCGATCCCGAAGGGCGGCCGACCGTGTTCGACAATCTGCCGGAGGGCCTGCCGCGGCTGATCTCGATCGGCCGGCTCGATTTCAACACCGAGGGCCTGTTGCTGCTCACCAACGACGGCGGGCTGGCGCGCGCGCTCGAACTGCCCGACACCGGCTGGCTGCGGCGCTATCGCGTCCGCGCCCATGGCGAGGTGACACAGGCGCAGCTCGATGAATTGAAAAGGGGCGTCGAAGTCGACGGCGTCAAATACGGCCCGATCGACGCGACACTGGAGCGCGACCAGGGCGCCAATGTCTGGCTGGTGTTTGCGATCCGCGAAGGCAAGAACCGCGAGGTGCGCAACGTGATGGCGCATCTCGGGCTTGAAGTGAACCGGCTGATCCGGGTGTCCTACGGGCCGTTCCAATTGGCCGAACTTGCCGAAGGTGCGGTCGAGGAGGTCAAGACGCGGGTGCTGCGCGATCAGCTCGGCGAAAAGATCGCCGCCCTCGCAGGCGCGGATTTCAACCGGCCGATGCCTGGCGAGGCGCAGGCAGCGCCTGAGCATGAAGAGGCCGACACGCCGCGCGGCAAAAAGCCGTTCAAGCCGGCCGGCAAGAGCGGCCTGATCGCCGACCGCAAGGGCCGCCGGGTGCTGGTGCAGCGCACCGGCAGCGAGGAAGCCCGCGCCCGCAACGAGGCCGAAGCCAACGGCTACGGCCCGCCGCGCCGCCCGCAACGCGGCTATCACGGCAAGCGCGACCTCAAGCCGCGGGACGAGTAGGGTTGTTCGGATGAGGTTCGGGATGTCGCACTCGAGTCGCTGTCTGACTCTTTCCATTGTGCGCGAGCTCTCTCCGTTCCCTCCCCCCTTGCGGGGGAGGGTCAGGGAGAGGGGTGCCCCACGGGGATTCGGTGTGCGTGGCACCCCCTTCCCCAAGCCTTCAGAGCGAGCTTCGCTCGTCTCGACCCCGCAAGGGGGAAGGGAGCCCATCCGCCGTGCTTGCGCTTCCTGATGCGCGTCGTCGGCGGGCGATTGAAGGGCCGCAATCTGGCGTCGCCGGCCTCGCGCGAGATACGCCCGACCGCGGACCGCTTGCGCGAGTCGCTGTTCAATATCCTGATCCACGCCTATGACGATCCGATTGCCGATGCGCGCGTGCTCGACCTGTTCGCCGGCACCGGCGCGCTCGGCATCGAAGCGATTTCGCGCGGCGCCAAGTTCGCGCTGTTCGTCGATAACGGCACGGAGGCGCGTGCGCTGTTGCGCAACAATGTGGAAGCACTTGCGCTCGGCGGGGTGACAAAAGTCTACCGCCGTGATGCCACCAATCTCGGCGAGGCGCATCCGATGGAACCGTTCTCGCTGGTGTTCCTCGATCCGCCTTATGGCAAGGGTCTTGCCGAAAAGGCGCTGGCATCGTTGCGTGACGGGGGCTGGCTCGCGCCAAGCGCGTTGCTGGTGGTGGAAGAGGCGAAGGCGGCGGAATTTGCGGCGCCGGATGGTTTCGAAGAGCTGGAGCGGCGGGTGTATGACGATACCGAGTTTGTGTTTTTGCGGGCGTCAAACTGATGTCGTCATGCCCGGGCTTGTCCCGGGCATCCACGTCTTTCTTTGTGAGCGGAGAAAAAGACGTGGATGGCCGGGACAAGCCCGGCCATGACGAAGGATGATTCTCCGCTTCACCGTCTCCCGAACAGCTTCTCGATATCCGACAGCTTCAATTCCACGTAAGTCGGTCTTCCGTGATTGCACTGGCCGGAATTCGGCGTGTCTTCCATCTCGCGCAATAGCGCGTTCATCTCTTCCGGCTTGAGGCGGCGGCCGGCGCGGACGGAGCCGTGACAGGCCATGGTGGCCGCGACATGCAGCAAGCGCCGCTCCAGCGGCAAGGCCTCGTCCCATTCCGCCATGTGCTCGGCGAGGTCGCGCAAGAGCGAGCCGGCGTCGGTCTTGCCGAGCAGCGACGGCGTCTCGCGTACCGCGACCGCACCTGGCCCGAAGGATTCGATCGCAAGCCCGAACGAAGCGAGTTCGTCCGCGCGTCCAAGCAGCCGCTCGACGGTTGCCTCATCCAGTTCGACGATCTCCGGAATCAGAAGAATCTGCCGCGCCACGCCGTTGCGCGCCAATGATGCCTTCAGTCTTTCATAGACGATGCGCTCATGCGCGGCGTGCTGGTCCACCACGATCAGGCCGTCGCGGGTCTGCGATACGATGTAAGTCTCGTGGATCTGCGTGCGCGCCGCGCCGAGCGGGCGGTCGAGCAGATCGGCGGCTGGCTGCTCCTGAAACCGGACATCGGCGGTCGGCGCTCCGACATCGAAGGCGGCCTGTCCGGGTTCGGCAAAGGCGGTCGCCGCCGCGCCCTCGAAGGAAGGCCGCGGGCCGACCGGATAGGCCGGCGAGCGCCGCCAGTCCCAATTGGCGCGCGGCGGAGGCGCAAACGACGGGCGGAACGAGGCGATCGCCGCACCATCGCTGTTGGCCGCGGTGCGCTTGCCTTCGCGGGCAAGCCCGTCTTTGAGCGCGTGCACGATCAGCGCCCGCACCAGGCCAGCATTGCGGAACCGCACTTCGGTTTTGGCCGGATGCACATTGGCATCGACGCTTTCCGGCTCGAGCGTCACGAACAGCGCCACCACCGGATGGCGGTCACGCGGCAGATAGTCGGAATAGGCCGCGCGCACCGCGCCCAAAATCAGCTTGTCGCGCACTGGACGGCCGTTGACGAACAGATACTGCCCGAGCGCGTTGGCCCGCGTCAGCGACGGCGCGGCGGCAAAACCTTCGACCACGACGCCTTCGCGCTCGCTGCGCACCTCGATCGCGCAGCTACGAAAATCTCCGCCCAAGATATCGCCGAGCCGGGTCAGCCGGCCGCTGGCGCCGGGCAGCACTGCTGCCCAGGTGACCGGCGCGCGCTCCTCGCCGGCCAGCGTAAAGGCGATGTCGGGCCGCGCCATGGCGAGGCGCCGCACCACTTCGCGGATCGCCTCGGCTTCGGTGCGGTCGGTCTTGAGAAATTTCAACCGCGCCGGCGTCGCATAAAAGAGATCGCTGACCTCGACCCGGGTGCCTTGCGAAAGCGCTGCCGGCATGATCGCCGATTTCTGTCCGCCTTCGACCGACAGCGACCAGGCATGCGGCTCTGACGCATGGCGCGTGGTGATGCCGAGTTTTGCGACCGCGCCGATCGAGGGCAGCGCCTCGCCGCGGAATCCCAGCGTGCGGATCCGCAGCAAATCCTCATCATCGAGTTTCGACGTCGCATGGCGATCGACCGCGAGCGCCAGATCGGCCGAGGTCATGCCGCTGCCGTCGTCGGTGATGCCGATCCGTCGCCTGCCGCCGCCATCGGTGAAGATGTCGATCCGGCTGGCGCCGGCGTCGATCGCGTTCTCCACCAGTTCCTTGACCACGCTCGCGGGCCGTTCGACCACTTCGCCGGCGGCGATGAGGTTGACGACCTGTTCGGGAAGCTGGCGGACGGGCATGAATTCTTAAACGTCGATTCGAGGATCGATCGCCAATTTTAAGCGGCCACCGAACCAAATGCATGCGCCAAAACGGTGTTTTCGCGGAATTTTCGTGAAATGGGGTGCGTAAGTGCTTGGGACTGCCGCATATGAGGTCATCCCGTGGCCAAGGTTTCGCGAAATCACCCAGAAATCCCTGCACGATTACCACACCGCGCCGGTTGCATGGCGAATGCGCCGTTCGTTGCAATTTTCCTCGATGCGATGGGCGGGTCCGGTACCGGCGGACGGCGTAGATGAGCCGAACCGTTCATCGCAAAACAAACTTGGGAGAAGTGGATGAAGTTAGTGAAGACCTCAGCGATCGCGTTAGCGGTGTCGGCCATCCTTGCTGGACCCGTGCTGGCGCAAGGCGCCTCATCTGACACCCAGATCCGCGGCGGTGCGCAGGGCAAGAGCAACATGCAGGGAGGGATGACGGGCGGCAGCGACACGGACCTCAATGCACAGCAGAGCGCGCCCGGAGAGAAGGCCGGCGTCAATGCGAAGGGCAGAGGCACTGTAGGTGCCGCAACCGGCGCGACCAAGGGTACCGGCGGGGCGATGAGCGATCCCGCGGCCCCGGGCAAACGCTACTAGGCGTTTTCGAAAGGTTCCGGTTTTAACAATCAAGAACTCCGGTCGCGCGGCGGCCGGAGTTTTTCGCTGTTGCGGCGATGCCCGTCTGGTGAAAAAAGCTCGCCTCGGCAAGGAGATGGGCCGGCTCATTGTCCGATTGGTGCCGTGGGCCTGGCGGGAACATTGTGACCCGCGCCGGCCGGGTATATCGTTTAGAAAAGCTACAAGAAAGATCGGGAGGGTATCTTCATGTGCCAGCTGTTCGCTCACCAGCCTCAACGGGACTACGAATCACAGACCAGATCGCTTCGCATCGATGGCCACTCTACCTCGATCCGGCTGGAAATGGCGTTCTGGGATACGCTCGAAGAAATCGCCAGCAAGCAAGACATGAGCCTTGCGAAATTTCTCAGCTGTCTTCACAGCGAGGTCCTCGATCATTGCGGCGAAGTGCATAATTTTGCCTCGCTGCTGCGCTGCTCGTGCCTGATCTATCGATCGAAGACCGCGACGGTGACGCCAGATTTCCTTGCGGAGGCCGGACCGAGGTTGGTCGCTGCGGAATAGTTCTACGAGCCAGCACGCGTTCATCCTTCGAGACGCACGCTGACGCGTGCTCCTCAGGATGAGGTTCTCTAAATCCTCGTGGTGAGGAGCGCGGCTACGCCGCGCGTCTCGAACCATGAGGCTCGGATGCGCGACTGAGCCGATGCTAGATTTCCTTCCGCTGCATGGCGCCGGCGATATGATCCGCCTGCCTGACGGCAAGCGCCACGATCGTCAGCGTCGGATTGCAGGCTGCGCCGGTGGTGAACTGGCTGCCATCCGAGATGAACAGATTCTTGATGTCGTGGGTCTGGCCGAATTTGTTCACGACACCGTCTTTTGCTTTCGCGCTCATCCGGTTGGTGCCGAGATTATGCGTCGAGGGATAGGGCGTGGTCGGATAGGTCACTGTCGCGCCGACGGCCTCGTAAACCGCCGAGCCTTGTTTGTAGGCGTGATCGCGCATGGCGATGTCGTTGGGATGATCGTCGTAATGCACGCTCGCAACCCGCAAGCCGAATTTATCCTTTGCCTTGGGGTCAAGCGTCACGCGGTTGGTTTCTTGCGGCATATCCTCGCCGACCAGCCACATCCCCGCCATGCGTGGATACCCTTCCATCGCCGCGGTGAACGGGCGTCCCCATGCCCCCGGATTGAGGAAGGCCGCCATGAAGGGCAAACCAAGCGACAGCGTTTCCATTTCATAGCCGCCCATGAAGCCGCGGGATGGATCGTGTCGTGCCTCGTCGTGGATGATACCGGCCATGGTGGTGCCGCGATACATGTGAACCGACCTGTCGAACACGGCATAGACGCTGCCGGTCATGTGACGCATGTAGTTGCGC is drawn from Bradyrhizobium lablabi and contains these coding sequences:
- a CDS encoding pseudouridine synthase, whose amino-acid sequence is MPRDNDKNNDSRGRRDRPSGGKGRSGAARGPEKKFAKRGFGGKGEGDKRPYAGKPDGARSYAKKPYAGSGKPYAGKREGAPPRRDHADAPRPQRFNRDDRPRDGEKRPYTPRGDRPNYNRDDRAPRGESRPASRFAEKKFGDKRPYTPREGGGEKRPYTPRGEGFRGDGDRPRGDRPERKFGGDKKFSRGAPDRGPRKDFGSRDSDHSDRGPRRDFGADRGDSKPWQKRDASSPDHVGRNSRPAREGARSFDKPRDDRGGDARPRFSRSREDRPQGDRPFRERPKFDRPREDRPKFDRPREARNAWQEHPRSEGRSSDRPRRDNEDDSKIFAKRPAFGGRGAYRERPVEERRPARPPKVKKSGERIAKVVSRAGLASRRDAEEWIVQGRVTVNGRVINSPALDVTENDVITVDGKPLPPRERTRLFLFHKPRGLMTTHADPEGRPTVFDNLPEGLPRLISIGRLDFNTEGLLLLTNDGGLARALELPDTGWLRRYRVRAHGEVTQAQLDELKRGVEVDGVKYGPIDATLERDQGANVWLVFAIREGKNREVRNVMAHLGLEVNRLIRVSYGPFQLAELAEGAVEEVKTRVLRDQLGEKIAALAGADFNRPMPGEAQAAPEHEEADTPRGKKPFKPAGKSGLIADRKGRRVLVQRTGSEEARARNEAEANGYGPPRRPQRGYHGKRDLKPRDE
- the rsmD gene encoding 16S rRNA (guanine(966)-N(2))-methyltransferase RsmD — translated: MRVVGGRLKGRNLASPASREIRPTADRLRESLFNILIHAYDDPIADARVLDLFAGTGALGIEAISRGAKFALFVDNGTEARALLRNNVEALALGGVTKVYRRDATNLGEAHPMEPFSLVFLDPPYGKGLAEKALASLRDGGWLAPSALLVVEEAKAAEFAAPDGFEELERRVYDDTEFVFLRASN
- the mutL gene encoding DNA mismatch repair endonuclease MutL, whose product is MPVRQLPEQVVNLIAAGEVVERPASVVKELVENAIDAGASRIDIFTDGGGRRRIGITDDGSGMTSADLALAVDRHATSKLDDEDLLRIRTLGFRGEALPSIGAVAKLGITTRHASEPHAWSLSVEGGQKSAIMPAALSQGTRVEVSDLFYATPARLKFLKTDRTEAEAIREVVRRLAMARPDIAFTLAGEERAPVTWAAVLPGASGRLTRLGDILGGDFRSCAIEVRSEREGVVVEGFAAAPSLTRANALGQYLFVNGRPVRDKLILGAVRAAYSDYLPRDRHPVVALFVTLEPESVDANVHPAKTEVRFRNAGLVRALIVHALKDGLAREGKRTAANSDGAAIASFRPSFAPPPRANWDWRRSPAYPVGPRPSFEGAAATAFAEPGQAAFDVGAPTADVRFQEQPAADLLDRPLGAARTQIHETYIVSQTRDGLIVVDQHAAHERIVYERLKASLARNGVARQILLIPEIVELDEATVERLLGRADELASFGLAIESFGPGAVAVRETPSLLGKTDAGSLLRDLAEHMAEWDEALPLERRLLHVAATMACHGSVRAGRRLKPEEMNALLREMEDTPNSGQCNHGRPTYVELKLSDIEKLFGRR
- a CDS encoding ribbon-helix-helix domain-containing protein, encoding MCQLFAHQPQRDYESQTRSLRIDGHSTSIRLEMAFWDTLEEIASKQDMSLAKFLSCLHSEVLDHCGEVHNFASLLRCSCLIYRSKTATVTPDFLAEAGPRLVAAE